A portion of the Bulleidia sp. zg-1006 genome contains these proteins:
- a CDS encoding glucose-1-phosphate adenylyltransferase, translating to MKRGKDCIAMLLAGGQGSRLEALTKATAKPAVSFGGKFRIIDFSLSNCANSNINTVGVLTQYRPYVLNSYIGSGSAWGLDSKDGGVSILPPYATESGGSWYEGTADAIYQNLEYIRLYHPKYVVILSGDHLYRMDYQKMLDFHIHSEADLTIAVKSVPLEEASRFGIMSTNKSGRITKFMEKPEHPESNLASMGIYIFNADCLEKALIEDHEKEDSEHDFGKNIIPTLLKNKGRLFAYEFSGFWKDVGTIPSYYHTSMNLLSKHPELDLYDRSFPIYSNEEVNPAHYISKDADMHNCIIGNGTEIFGKVHHCILSSDCYIGQGAEVTDSILLPGARVEENAIVTRSIMGENSVVKKGASLGAEKGRITVIGDAQVIE from the coding sequence ATGAAAAGAGGAAAAGATTGTATTGCGATGCTGCTGGCGGGAGGTCAAGGTAGTCGTTTAGAAGCTTTAACAAAAGCAACCGCAAAACCGGCTGTATCTTTTGGAGGAAAGTTTAGAATTATTGATTTTTCTTTATCCAATTGTGCGAATTCCAATATTAATACGGTTGGTGTTTTGACTCAGTATCGTCCTTATGTATTAAATAGCTATATTGGTAGTGGAAGTGCTTGGGGCTTAGATTCAAAAGATGGCGGTGTTTCGATTTTACCTCCTTATGCGACAGAAAGTGGCGGTTCTTGGTACGAAGGAACAGCCGATGCGATTTATCAAAACTTGGAATATATTCGCTTATATCATCCAAAGTATGTTGTGATTTTATCGGGTGATCATTTATATCGTATGGATTACCAAAAGATGCTGGATTTTCACATTCATAGTGAAGCGGATTTAACCATTGCGGTGAAGTCTGTCCCACTGGAAGAAGCTTCTCGTTTTGGAATTATGTCCACAAATAAGAGTGGTCGTATTACTAAGTTTATGGAAAAACCAGAACATCCTGAATCAAATTTAGCTTCCATGGGAATTTATATTTTTAATGCCGATTGCCTAGAAAAAGCTTTAATTGAAGATCATGAAAAAGAAGATTCTGAACATGATTTTGGTAAGAATATCATTCCAACCTTACTTAAGAATAAAGGACGCTTGTTTGCGTATGAATTCTCCGGTTTCTGGAAAGATGTCGGTACTATCCCCAGCTATTACCATACAAGCATGAATCTTTTAAGTAAGCATCCGGAGCTAGACTTATACGATCGATCTTTTCCAATTTACAGTAATGAGGAAGTCAATCCTGCTCATTATATTTCTAAGGATGCGGATATGCACAATTGTATTATTGGTAATGGAACAGAAATCTTCGGTAAGGTGCATCATTGTATTTTAAGTAGCGATTGTTACATTGGGCAAGGAGCTGAGGTAACGGATTCAATTCTTTTACCGGGTGCTCGTGTTGAGGAAAACGCTATTGTAACCCGTAGTATTATGGGAGAAAATTCAGTTGTGAAAAAAGGGGCTAGCCTTGGGGCTGAGAAAGGTCGCATCACGGTTATAGGTGATGCTCAAGTTATTGAATAG
- the glgD gene encoding glucose-1-phosphate adenylyltransferase subunit GlgD gives MDNVIGIISANFSTPELEDLTKDRTVSALPYGSRYRLIDFTLSNMTNSGINSVGIITPYSYRSLLDHISSGEYWNLTKRNGGLFILPGVAYGPNNNQSRLVLRDIRRNLAYLKRSQAEFVLITSSDVIYNMNYQGMINQHNESGADVTLLYKLASKNMPGSTKIEFKKNRIVDLDRNAEKGDAMLIPTVVMSRKLLLKVLDWYAHVDYMDLLNFLSNNVKNLRIEGYCFNGYVHSISSISDYYQATMDLLKNDIRHELFSKENPIMTKDRDRASTRYSEDAEVSNSLIPAGCVIEGTVENSVLFRNVRVGKGAVIRNSIILQSCVIEEGASIEYAILDRRNVVTKDSVLKGTAKNLLVLAKKGD, from the coding sequence ATGGATAACGTAATTGGCATTATTTCAGCGAATTTTAGTACACCCGAATTGGAAGATTTAACCAAAGATCGCACAGTGTCCGCTTTACCCTATGGTTCACGCTATCGTTTGATAGACTTTACTTTATCAAATATGACGAATTCCGGTATTAACAGCGTGGGTATTATTACTCCTTATTCCTATCGTTCATTATTAGACCATATTAGTTCAGGTGAATATTGGAATTTAACGAAGCGTAATGGTGGTTTATTTATATTGCCTGGAGTAGCGTATGGACCTAATAATAACCAATCTCGTTTGGTTCTTCGAGATATTCGTAGAAATCTGGCCTATTTGAAACGTTCTCAAGCGGAATTTGTGTTAATCACTTCCAGTGATGTGATTTACAACATGAATTATCAAGGAATGATTAACCAGCATAATGAATCAGGGGCGGATGTTACTTTGTTGTACAAGCTGGCTTCTAAGAATATGCCGGGATCTACAAAGATTGAATTTAAGAAGAACCGTATTGTGGATTTGGATCGTAATGCTGAAAAGGGCGATGCTATGTTAATACCAACGGTTGTCATGAGTCGTAAGCTACTTTTAAAAGTTCTCGATTGGTATGCTCATGTGGATTATATGGATTTACTAAATTTCTTGAGTAACAATGTTAAGAATTTGCGGATAGAAGGCTATTGCTTTAATGGCTATGTACATTCGATTTCCTCCATTAGCGACTACTATCAAGCAACGATGGACTTATTGAAGAATGATATTCGTCATGAATTATTTTCAAAGGAAAATCCAATTATGACCAAGGATCGTGATCGTGCTTCAACACGTTATAGTGAGGATGCGGAAGTTTCAAATTCTTTAATACCAGCTGGCTGTGTGATTGAGGGAACGGTTGAAAATTCAGTTTTATTTAGAAATGTACGAGTTGGCAAAGGGGCTGTCATTCGTAATTCTATTATTCTACAGTCGTGTGTGATTGAAGAGGGTGCGAGTATAGAGTATGCTATTCTTGATCGACGTAATGTCGTAACAAAAGATAGTGTTTTAAAGGGAACAGCTAAGAATTTATTGGTATTAGCTAAAAAAGGAGATTAA
- the glgA gene encoding glycogen synthase GlgA — protein MKRDVRVLFASYEATPFLQIGGLGDVAGSLPLALKENNCDVRVILPKVSAIPSEYVEKMNHICEFQVPLGWRQQYCGIEELTYKGLTWYFVDNEYYFKRDGVYGYFDDGERIAFFAKAVVEAIQYLDFEPDVLHCNDWHTALSPVFLREFYRGVEKYDRIKTVFTVHNLKFQGQMSDYVLGDVLGLADIPAAASQLRSDKDSINFMKGALSYSDVLTTVSPSYANEIQSMEYGEHLEAIFQRRNSILHGILNGIDTSVYNPKKDFWLVKNYDEKDLRAKAECKKALQEEVGLEVNADKPLVAIISRLTRQKGLDLVVNKLSEFMKHDIQLLVLGTGDKDYEDTLKYYALESNGKISAQIRFDEGLAHHAYAGADMMLLPSLFEPCGLTQMIAQAYGTLPIVRETGGLKDSVVPYNQFTGDGDGFSFANFNAEEMFGTILNAVDVYYNHKEEWIKLMKQAMEKDHSWRSSAKRYADIYYGLCPELSRVEEVKKKVVKEKKVERPKKKIVLKKRK, from the coding sequence ATGAAAAGAGATGTGCGTGTTTTGTTTGCGTCGTATGAAGCGACTCCCTTCTTACAGATTGGCGGTTTAGGTGATGTGGCTGGATCATTACCATTGGCTTTAAAAGAGAACAATTGTGATGTGCGTGTGATTTTACCAAAGGTTTCTGCTATTCCAAGTGAGTATGTGGAGAAGATGAATCATATTTGTGAATTTCAAGTGCCACTAGGCTGGCGTCAACAATATTGTGGCATTGAAGAATTAACGTACAAGGGACTAACTTGGTACTTTGTCGATAATGAATATTACTTTAAACGTGATGGTGTTTATGGTTATTTTGATGATGGCGAACGTATTGCTTTCTTTGCAAAGGCGGTTGTTGAAGCTATTCAATATTTAGATTTTGAGCCGGATGTGCTTCATTGTAATGATTGGCATACCGCTTTATCGCCGGTGTTTTTAAGAGAATTTTATCGTGGAGTTGAAAAGTATGATCGTATTAAGACTGTCTTTACTGTTCATAATTTAAAATTCCAAGGACAAATGTCAGATTATGTTTTAGGTGATGTGCTTGGCTTAGCGGATATTCCGGCCGCGGCTAGTCAATTACGCAGTGATAAAGATTCGATTAACTTTATGAAAGGGGCTTTATCGTATAGTGATGTTTTAACAACGGTTAGTCCAAGCTATGCTAATGAAATTCAATCCATGGAATATGGGGAACATTTAGAAGCTATTTTTCAAAGAAGAAATTCGATTTTGCATGGTATTTTAAATGGTATTGATACATCGGTTTATAATCCAAAAAAGGATTTTTGGTTGGTAAAGAATTATGATGAAAAAGACCTGAGGGCTAAGGCAGAATGTAAGAAGGCTCTTCAAGAAGAAGTGGGCTTAGAAGTGAATGCGGATAAACCGTTAGTCGCTATTATTTCGCGCTTAACAAGACAAAAAGGCTTGGATTTGGTGGTGAATAAATTATCAGAATTTATGAAACATGATATTCAATTATTGGTTCTGGGCACAGGGGATAAGGATTATGAGGATACATTAAAGTATTATGCGTTAGAATCTAATGGTAAAATTTCAGCTCAAATTCGTTTTGATGAAGGATTGGCTCATCATGCTTATGCGGGGGCAGATATGATGCTTTTGCCATCTTTATTTGAACCATGTGGTCTAACCCAGATGATTGCTCAGGCTTATGGAACTTTACCTATTGTTCGTGAAACTGGGGGATTAAAAGATTCGGTTGTTCCTTACAATCAATTTACCGGCGATGGCGATGGTTTTAGCTTTGCGAATTTCAATGCAGAAGAAATGTTTGGAACTATCCTAAATGCGGTGGATGTGTACTACAATCATAAAGAAGAATGGATAAAGCTTATGAAGCAGGCAATGGAAAAAGACCATTCTTGGCGTTCATCAGCGAAGCGATATGCTGATATATATTATGGTTTGTGTCCTGAATTAAGCCGAGTAGAAGAAGTAAAGAAGAAAGTTGTAAAAGAAAAAAAGGTTGAGAGACCAAAGAAGAAGATTGTATTGAAGAAGCGAAAATAA
- a CDS encoding 4-alpha-glucanotransferase: MEILHNTRQLEFRDPFGAIPVGSQLKLTLRVKDITVKKCELRTWVDGQGERLIPMEVDENGFHLLFPCPEKAIVWYCFQLTLEDNSILYYGARQGYRGGIGQIYTHEPPSFQLTVYQPHPVPDWYKKAVVYQIFPDRFYRGKDWQELSNKALSKQRKGPGRYLVKDWDELPSYDKDEQGRIKNWSFYGGTLSGIQEKLPYLKELGIQVLYLNPIFEAASNHRYDTGDYRHVDEMLGGDKAFSSLIEEAKKYGISIILDGVFNHTGCDSLYFNRYGNYAEVGAYQSEKSKYRDWFQFKKDGTYGSWWGVDDLPAVHQDNEAYRQFICRNKDSIIRKWLKEGAKGWRLDVADELKEDFLVEIKKAVKEADDDGLLIGEVWEDASNKISYGELRHYLLGDELDGVMNYPWRDGIQNFLLNQISAYDLCEIITSIQENYPLEALQANLNMMSSHDSVRSMTRLGCATMNLSETEKGHYRLSYEQRQVAKSRIWLMLLLQMTLPGVPSIYYGDEAGLEGFEDPYNRASYPWGHEDQDVLTMYRNAISLRHCFDVFQDGCLSCFSVNEDVFGYYRENRKTKCVFLVNRSSYQTHSFEIEAKSLHGVDLLNGDSFICENSRLKGQLWPMQARLISFSNENFHLAKRMERGQGVLAHITSIPNTQGQGTIGKEAEKFIDFLATMKQTYWQILPIHPTDEYGSPYAGTSAFATNMALYPKSEEELRKEFSSFKETKDYKLFCEKESYWLEDYAHFMALRKDYPNLPWQKWIKEKKGIFKRSLQKEAKFHKFMQYRFMVRWLELKEYAHAKGIQIIGDLPMYVSQNSSDVYAHRDLFTMDQEGNLLATAGVPGDYFAKEGQLWGNPLYNWEKMEENQYEWWTQRLKRCFELYDYVRLDHFLGFDAYWVIPNGKQANEGYWKKGPGYSFFSKMYEKFGALPLIAEDLGSLTASVRALVNQTGFMGMDILQFRNVDPNEDYSSVYGKISYTGTHDNQTLIGWCQSRYPNCDARAMADSLLNKVIKSDANVRIIPLQDLLHLDDQARMNQPGTIGKNWQWQATNEQLEALISEKR; encoded by the coding sequence ATGGAAATATTGCATAACACACGTCAATTAGAGTTTCGTGATCCTTTTGGGGCAATACCAGTGGGAAGTCAATTGAAACTAACTTTAAGGGTGAAAGATATCACCGTCAAAAAATGTGAATTAAGAACCTGGGTAGATGGTCAGGGTGAACGATTGATTCCAATGGAAGTAGATGAGAATGGATTTCATCTACTTTTTCCCTGTCCAGAAAAGGCAATTGTTTGGTATTGCTTTCAATTAACATTAGAAGACAATTCTATTCTCTATTATGGAGCAAGGCAAGGGTATCGAGGGGGCATTGGTCAGATTTATACGCATGAACCACCATCTTTTCAATTAACGGTTTATCAGCCTCATCCAGTCCCGGATTGGTATAAAAAAGCGGTTGTCTACCAAATTTTTCCCGACCGTTTTTATCGTGGTAAGGATTGGCAAGAGTTAAGCAACAAGGCTTTAAGTAAGCAAAGAAAAGGTCCGGGACGTTATTTAGTAAAGGATTGGGATGAATTGCCTTCCTACGACAAAGATGAACAGGGGCGTATTAAGAATTGGAGTTTTTATGGTGGAACGCTTTCTGGTATTCAAGAAAAGCTTCCTTATCTAAAGGAATTGGGTATTCAAGTACTTTACCTAAATCCTATTTTCGAAGCAGCTAGTAATCATCGTTACGATACAGGGGATTATCGTCATGTGGATGAAATGCTTGGGGGCGATAAGGCTTTTTCTTCGCTTATCGAAGAAGCGAAGAAATATGGTATTTCAATCATTTTAGATGGTGTATTTAATCATACCGGTTGTGATTCTTTATATTTTAATCGTTATGGAAATTATGCAGAAGTGGGTGCTTATCAATCAGAGAAATCAAAGTATCGGGATTGGTTTCAATTTAAAAAGGATGGTACGTATGGTTCTTGGTGGGGTGTCGATGATTTACCGGCCGTTCATCAGGATAATGAAGCCTATCGACAGTTTATTTGTCGAAATAAAGATAGTATCATTCGTAAATGGTTAAAAGAAGGTGCTAAAGGTTGGCGCTTAGATGTAGCGGATGAATTGAAAGAAGATTTCTTAGTGGAAATTAAGAAGGCTGTTAAAGAAGCCGATGATGATGGTCTTTTGATTGGTGAAGTTTGGGAAGATGCATCGAATAAGATTAGTTATGGAGAGTTAAGGCATTATCTTTTAGGTGATGAGTTGGATGGAGTGATGAATTATCCATGGCGAGATGGCATTCAAAATTTTCTTTTAAATCAGATAAGTGCTTACGACTTATGTGAAATCATTACATCTATTCAAGAAAATTATCCTTTAGAGGCTTTACAAGCTAATCTGAACATGATGAGTTCACATGATTCGGTTCGCTCTATGACAAGGCTTGGCTGTGCAACAATGAATTTAAGTGAAACGGAAAAAGGTCATTATCGCCTTTCTTATGAGCAAAGACAAGTAGCTAAGTCACGAATTTGGTTGATGTTATTACTGCAAATGACCTTGCCCGGTGTGCCATCTATTTATTATGGAGATGAAGCTGGCTTAGAAGGCTTTGAAGATCCTTATAATCGGGCTAGTTATCCTTGGGGTCATGAAGACCAAGATGTGTTAACGATGTATCGAAATGCGATTTCCTTAAGGCATTGTTTCGATGTTTTTCAAGATGGTTGCTTATCTTGTTTTAGTGTGAATGAAGATGTTTTTGGCTATTATCGTGAGAATAGGAAAACAAAGTGTGTTTTTTTGGTGAATCGTAGTTCTTATCAAACTCATTCTTTTGAAATTGAGGCTAAGTCTTTGCATGGGGTGGATTTATTAAATGGAGATAGCTTTATCTGTGAAAATAGTAGGCTGAAGGGACAGTTATGGCCAATGCAAGCCAGGTTGATTTCTTTTTCAAATGAAAATTTTCATTTAGCAAAGAGGATGGAAAGGGGACAAGGTGTTTTAGCGCATATTACTTCTATTCCAAATACACAAGGACAAGGAACAATTGGAAAAGAGGCAGAAAAGTTTATTGATTTTTTAGCAACTATGAAACAAACGTATTGGCAAATTTTGCCAATTCATCCAACGGATGAGTATGGTTCTCCTTATGCCGGTACATCTGCCTTCGCTACAAATATGGCATTATATCCAAAAAGTGAAGAGGAATTACGAAAGGAATTTTCATCTTTTAAAGAAACAAAGGATTATAAGTTGTTTTGTGAAAAGGAATCGTATTGGCTGGAGGATTATGCGCATTTTATGGCATTACGAAAGGATTACCCAAATCTTCCTTGGCAAAAGTGGATAAAAGAAAAGAAGGGAATTTTTAAACGTTCGCTTCAAAAAGAGGCAAAGTTCCATAAATTTATGCAGTATCGTTTTATGGTTCGCTGGCTTGAATTGAAGGAATATGCTCATGCAAAGGGAATCCAAATTATTGGTGATTTACCAATGTATGTGTCACAAAATTCAAGCGATGTATATGCTCATCGTGATTTATTCACCATGGACCAAGAGGGAAATTTATTGGCAACGGCTGGTGTTCCCGGTGATTATTTTGCGAAAGAGGGACAGCTTTGGGGTAATCCTTTATACAATTGGGAAAAGATGGAAGAAAACCAGTATGAATGGTGGACACAACGGTTAAAGCGTTGTTTTGAATTGTATGATTATGTACGCTTGGATCATTTCCTTGGCTTTGATGCATATTGGGTTATTCCAAATGGCAAGCAAGCAAATGAGGGCTATTGGAAAAAAGGTCCGGGCTATTCTTTCTTTTCTAAAATGTATGAGAAGTTTGGAGCTTTGCCATTGATTGCGGAGGACTTGGGTAGTTTGACGGCTTCTGTCAGAGCCTTGGTTAATCAAACTGGTTTTATGGGTATGGATATTCTGCAGTTTAGAAATGTGGATCCAAATGAAGACTATTCATCGGTCTATGGGAAGATTAGTTATACCGGAACGCATGATAATCAAACTTTAATTGGTTGGTGCCAAAGTCGTTATCCAAATTGTGATGCTAGAGCAATGGCGGATTCTTTGCTGAATAAAGTGATAAAAAGTGATGCGAATGTTCGCATAATTCCTTTACAGGATCTTCTTCATTTGGATGATCAAGCACGAATGAATCAACCGGGAACGATTGGTAAGAATTGGCAATGGCAAGCCACTAATGAACAATTAGAAGCACTCATTTCGGAAAAAAGATGA
- a CDS encoding glycerophosphodiester phosphodiesterase, which produces MKKWLADTNTWMKAFFRFLSMSIALYPVYTLFLKNVLTYFFRQIIRHSGYYVLNKENLLHIVKQPVMVIAILFFALVACAIIFSEFSLLLYSVVDELHWDQLKTFFRERIWSKCKQLCSPEIFLFLLYLALMIPLANLGLNSSILAKWKIPDFIGNEFMKSKVGMLGYGGLLVLVAYINLRLLYFIPLFSLTKRGVKQSLVDSWHKTKGKTLLHMAYIILYFIVAAIVLIAISASCAILFSKWDPMGTSLVKESLFFSILTGAHYAVDMGLKFVLIMLMVQIHEKSAERKMRPLYQNIRLWVVVAGIISLFVTGGIQLFLLEDQPTALKISHRGDSASYVENSLEALISASKKGADFVEMDVLMTKDKQFVVFHDRTLKRMANLNQKVSELTLEQLQRLTIRNEAGQTSRIPSLKEYIETSNALNQALFLELKPEKNKVHEYMQAFIKQYQALKPLEKNRLISLNLVALMEAKKEIPSIQTGYIIPFQLGSLEDYPVDFYVVEEFSYNYLFALSAKKQKKQIFVWTINKEKQMKELLFKGVDGILTDDISTLSTIIKEMMEQNYYKKALQLMEVKS; this is translated from the coding sequence ATGAAAAAATGGTTAGCGGACACAAATACATGGATGAAAGCTTTCTTTCGTTTTTTAAGTATGAGTATTGCTTTATATCCGGTTTACACACTTTTTCTAAAAAATGTTTTGACCTATTTCTTTCGCCAAATCATTCGCCATTCTGGCTATTATGTTTTAAATAAAGAAAATCTATTGCATATTGTGAAACAACCGGTGATGGTTATCGCTATCTTGTTTTTTGCACTAGTGGCTTGTGCCATTATCTTTTCAGAGTTTTCTTTATTACTTTATTCAGTGGTGGATGAGCTGCATTGGGATCAATTAAAAACCTTCTTTAGAGAAAGAATTTGGTCTAAATGCAAACAACTATGTAGCCCGGAAATCTTTCTTTTTCTGTTATATTTGGCACTAATGATACCTTTAGCAAATTTGGGTTTGAATTCTAGTATTCTGGCAAAATGGAAAATTCCTGATTTCATTGGTAATGAATTCATGAAAAGTAAAGTGGGTATGTTAGGCTATGGTGGTCTTTTGGTATTAGTTGCTTATATCAATTTAAGATTATTGTATTTTATACCTTTGTTTAGCTTGACTAAAAGAGGTGTGAAACAATCACTTGTGGATTCATGGCATAAAACAAAAGGGAAAACACTGCTTCATATGGCCTATATTATTTTATATTTTATTGTTGCGGCGATTGTGTTGATTGCGATTTCGGCTTCTTGTGCCATTCTTTTTAGCAAATGGGATCCAATGGGAACTTCTTTAGTGAAAGAAAGTTTATTCTTTTCTATTTTGACAGGTGCTCATTATGCGGTAGACATGGGTTTGAAGTTTGTTTTAATTATGTTGATGGTTCAAATCCATGAAAAATCAGCGGAACGAAAGATGAGACCACTTTATCAAAATATTCGTTTATGGGTAGTCGTGGCGGGGATTATTTCTTTATTTGTGACAGGGGGTATTCAATTATTTTTATTAGAAGATCAACCGACAGCTTTAAAAATTTCTCATCGAGGCGATAGTGCCAGCTATGTTGAGAATAGTTTAGAGGCTTTAATATCTGCTAGTAAAAAGGGAGCTGACTTTGTGGAAATGGATGTGTTAATGACCAAGGATAAGCAATTTGTGGTCTTTCATGATCGAACACTAAAGCGCATGGCAAATTTAAATCAAAAAGTATCGGAATTAACATTAGAGCAGCTTCAGAGATTAACCATTCGCAATGAGGCTGGACAAACTAGTCGTATTCCAAGTTTAAAAGAATACATCGAAACATCAAATGCCTTAAATCAAGCTTTATTTTTGGAATTAAAGCCAGAGAAAAATAAGGTACATGAGTACATGCAGGCTTTCATCAAGCAATATCAAGCCTTGAAACCATTAGAAAAAAATCGTTTGATTTCATTAAATCTTGTTGCTTTAATGGAAGCGAAAAAGGAAATACCATCCATTCAAACCGGTTATATCATTCCTTTCCAATTAGGATCTTTAGAGGATTATCCTGTGGATTTTTATGTGGTTGAAGAATTTAGTTATAACTATTTGTTTGCTCTATCCGCTAAGAAACAAAAGAAACAAATTTTTGTTTGGACCATCAACAAAGAAAAACAAATGAAAGAATTATTATTCAAGGGGGTAGATGGTATTTTAACCGATGATATTTCCACTCTTTCTACCATTATTAAAGAAATGATGGAACAAAATTATTACAAAAAGGCACTTCAGTTAATGGAAGTGAAAAGTTAA
- a CDS encoding DegV family protein, with the protein MKEFMIATTSTADLPIEYLKEHQIPFISYSYTLNDQVYVDDCSEESKSRLFNAMRSGIQPNTSQISEYAYEEFFRDLAKQGKDILFMDMTRALSKSIHNAEKAIETVSLEFPNIRIQMVESYSVTSGLALLLKYLVHLKETGSSYEECVQWAKEHALEYVHHFMVEDLKWLRKGGRLSNASAIVGSLLSIKPLIYLDKFGSLVSMRTVRGRKRCLKELLEWVGQDFSEETYQEELALIHADCLEDVQKLREELLTMYPRLKPELVIIMSLGPTIASHVGPDFVGVAYRGKKREA; encoded by the coding sequence ATGAAAGAATTTATGATTGCTACAACTTCAACAGCTGACCTACCTATCGAATATCTAAAAGAACACCAGATTCCATTTATCTCTTATTCATATACACTAAATGATCAAGTTTATGTGGATGATTGTAGTGAAGAGTCGAAAAGTCGTTTATTTAATGCCATGCGTTCTGGTATACAGCCAAACACATCACAAATTTCTGAATATGCTTATGAAGAATTCTTCCGTGATTTAGCGAAACAAGGAAAAGATATTCTTTTTATGGATATGACAAGGGCTTTATCGAAGTCCATTCATAATGCTGAAAAAGCGATTGAAACAGTCTCCCTTGAATTTCCTAATATTCGCATTCAAATGGTTGAAAGCTATTCCGTCACTTCTGGTTTAGCACTATTGCTTAAATACTTAGTTCATTTAAAAGAAACCGGTTCTTCCTATGAAGAATGTGTGCAATGGGCAAAGGAACACGCTTTAGAATATGTGCATCATTTTATGGTTGAAGACTTAAAGTGGTTAAGAAAAGGGGGGCGCTTATCCAACGCTTCCGCCATAGTTGGCTCATTACTATCCATTAAACCGCTTATTTATTTAGATAAGTTTGGCTCCTTAGTTTCCATGCGCACGGTACGTGGTAGAAAGCGTTGCTTAAAGGAGTTATTAGAATGGGTAGGACAAGACTTTAGCGAAGAAACTTACCAAGAAGAATTGGCTCTCATTCATGCCGATTGTTTAGAAGATGTACAAAAATTACGTGAAGAATTATTAACCATGTATCCAAGATTAAAACCGGAATTAGTGATTATTATGAGCCTTGGTCCAACCATTGCCAGTCATGTTGGCCCTGATTTTGTCGGTGTTGCTTATAGAGGAAAGAAAAGAGAAGCTTAA
- a CDS encoding FeoA family protein — protein sequence MPLIFGDIAQIYTIKKIGGDAHTRKHLQDLGFTQGTNVQIISKNSGNLIVKVKETRVALGASMAAKILI from the coding sequence ATGCCATTAATTTTTGGTGATATTGCCCAAATATACACAATCAAAAAAATTGGTGGTGACGCTCATACACGAAAACACCTTCAGGATTTAGGATTTACCCAGGGCACTAATGTTCAAATTATATCGAAGAACAGTGGAAATCTCATTGTTAAAGTGAAGGAAACACGGGTTGCTTTGGGTGCCTCTATGGCAGCGAAGATTTTGATATAG
- a CDS encoding ferrous iron transport protein A, which yields MTLKEVAVGEKVVIKKLHGQGAVRRRIMDMGITKGTAVTVRKVAPLGDPIELTVRGYELSIRKKDAEMIEVEV from the coding sequence ATGACGTTAAAGGAAGTAGCGGTTGGCGAAAAGGTTGTCATCAAGAAACTTCATGGACAAGGCGCTGTGCGTCGTCGTATCATGGACATGGGCATTACGAAAGGAACAGCGGTTACAGTTCGTAAGGTTGCTCCATTGGGAGACCCCATTGAATTGACAGTGCGCGGGTATGAATTATCCATTCGTAAAAAGGATGCAGAAATGATTGAGGTGGAAGTATGA